In Hevea brasiliensis isolate MT/VB/25A 57/8 unplaced genomic scaffold, ASM3005281v1 Scaf583, whole genome shotgun sequence, one DNA window encodes the following:
- the LOC110664644 gene encoding proteasome subunit alpha type-6, producing the protein MSRGSGGGYDRHITIFSPEGRLFQVEYAFKAVKAAGITSIGVRGKDSVCVVTQKKVPDKLLDHTSVTHLFPITKYLGLLATGVTADARTLVQQARNEAAEFRFRYGYEMPVDVLAKWIADKSQIYTQHAYMRPLGVVAMVLGIDEEYGPRLYKCDPAGHYFGHKATSAGLKEQEAINFLEKKMKNDPQFTYEETVQTAISALQSVLQEDFKATEIEVGVVRKENPVFRVLSTEEIDEHLTAISERD; encoded by the exons ATGAGCAGAGGTAGTGGAGGAGGATATGATCGTCATATCACGATTTTTTCACCGGAGGGCCGTCTTTTTCAAGTGG AGTATGCTTTTAAGGCTGTTAAGGCTGCTGGGATCACCTCAATTGGTGTTCGTGGAAAGGATTCTGTCTGTGTGGTGACTCAAAAGAAAGTGCCT GACAAGCTCTTGGATCATACAAGTGTCACACATCTTTTCCCCATTACAAAGTACCTTGGTTTGCTAGCAACTGGCGTGACAG CTGATGCAAGGACCTTGGTTCAACAAGCTAGGAATGAAGCCGCTGAGTTTCGCTTCCGATATGGATATGAGATGCCTGTGGATGTTTTGGCTAAATG GATAGCTgacaaatctcaaatttatacacAACATGCTTATATGAGACCACTTGGAGTAG TTGCTATGGTTTTGGGTATTGACGAGGAATATGGGCCTAGGCTCTATAAATGTGACCCTGCTGGCCACTACTTTGGGCACAAG GCTACAAGTGCAGGATTAAAAGAACAAGAAGCAATTAATTTCTTGGAGAAGAAAATGAAGAATGATCCTCAATTTACCTACGAGGAAACAGTGCAG ACCGCGATCTCTGCCCTGCAATCGgttctacaggaggattttaaggCCACTGAGATCGAG GTTGGAGTGGTGAGGAAGGAGAATCCAGTCTTTAGAGTGTTGTCCACTGAGGAGATTGATGAGCACTTGACTGCTATAAGCGAGCGAGACTAA
- the LOC110664632 gene encoding uncharacterized protein LOC110664632 translates to MATATMATAAGAAALLYYTLNRKLRSSTSHDDDENDNLSVPSNIPLGIERVSHRLIQAPGTWLETISTLSETLRFTYSETLGKWPIGDLAFGINFLLKRQGNLHVGSVFGGEDSIQLKGSEITNELRYLLSLLTLCWHFSKKPFPLFLEETGYTEEDVLLQEPKAGILKPAFTILVDHKTKYFLLLIRGTHSIKDTLTAVTGAVVPFHHSVVYEGGVSNLVLGYAHCGMVAAARWIAKLATPVLKKALGQYPDYKLKIVGHSLGGGTAALLTYVLREQKELSMTSCVAFAPAACMTWELAESGNDFITSVINGADLVPTFSAAAVDDLRAEVTASAWLNDLRNQIERTRILSTVYRSASALGSRLPSISSARAKVAGAGAILRPVSNGTQVVMRRAQSMAQAAWTTRPSLRLSSWSCIGPRHRGATACSNSADGSSPTSSHRVDTSEPLISTKNTTRETIELPVSSGEAEWTSEIEYFSDEMPKHMDVDAHLDGGEDFRSNTHEDQMNEIELWKQLEHELYDRADGEDADVAKEIREEEAVAMAEVGESESESTAQETKEVHRFFPPGKIMHIVTLQLDSAEPESEGDSPSSSDSENTQSLGEAKVGIFVTPRSLYSKLRLSQTMISDHLMPVYRRQIEKLIKELEQEATNDNHYSSETVVL, encoded by the exons ATGGCCACTGCAACTATGGCTACTGCAGCTGGTGCAGCTGCTCTTTTGTACTATACATTGAACCGTAAGTTACGGTCAAGTACCTCTCATGATGATGACGAAAATGATAATCTCAGTGTGCCCAGTAATATTCCTTTGGGAATTGAACGAGTATCGCATAGGCTAATTCAAGCCCCTGGCACATGGTTGGAGACAATCTCAACTTTGTCAGAGACGCTTAGGTTTACTTACTCTGAGACTCTAGGAAAGTGGCCCATTGGGGACTTGGCATTTGGGATCAACTTTCTATTAAAGAGGCAG GGGAACTTGCATGTTGGCAGTGTGTTTGGTGGTGAAGATAGCATACAGCTGAAAGGATCAGAAATAACAAATGAACTCAGATATCTTTTAAGCTTGCTGACCCTGTGTTGGCATTTCTCCAAAAAGCCATTTCCTTTATTTTTGGAGGAGACAGGATATACTGAAGAAGATGTTCTTCTTCAAGAACCTAAAGCAGGA ATATTGAAGCCAGCTTTTACAATTTTAGTTGATCACAAGACAAAATATTTTCTCTTACTTATTCGTGGTACACATAGTATCAAGGATACTTTGACAGCTGTGACAGGAGCTGTCGTGCCATTTCATCATAGTGTTGTGTATGAGGGAGGAGTCAGCAACTTAGTTCTAGGTTATGCACATTGTGGGATGGTTGCAGCTGCTAGGTGGATTGCAAAACTTGCAACTCCTGTGCTTAAAAAGGCTCTTGGGCAATATCCTGATTATAAACTTAAG ATTGTAGGACATTCATTGGGTGGGGGCACCGCTGCTCTTTTAACATATGTATTGCGGGAGCAGAAGGAATTATCGATGACTAGCTGTGTTGCATTTGCTCCAG CTGCTTGTATGACATGGGAATTGGCTGAATCTGGCAATGATTTCATTACTTCTGTTATAAATGGAGCTGACTTAGTGCCTACATTTTCAGCTGCTGCAGTAGATGACCTGCGTGCAGAG GTGACAGCTTCTGCATGGCTGAATGATTTGAGAAATCAGATTGAGCGCACAAGAATTCTTAGTACTGTTTATCGTTCTGCATCAGCCTTGGGTTCCCGGCTTCCATCCATTTCAAGTGCTAGAGCGAAGGTTGCTGGGGCAGGAGCAATTCTGCGTCCAGTTTCTAATGGTACTCAG GTTGTGATGAGGAGGGCCCAAAGCATGGCTCAGGCAGCATGGACAACCCGTCCTTCTCTTCGCCTATCTTCATGGTCATGCATTGGTCCCCGTCATCGAGGTGCAACTGCATGTTCCAACTCAGCAGATGGAAGTTCACCTACATCTTCCCACAGAGTAGACACTTCTGAGCCTCTTATATCTACCAAGAATACCACAAGAGAGACCATTGAACTTCCTGTAAGTTCTGGAGAAGCAGAATGGACATCAGAAATTGAATATTTTTCAGATGAGATGCCTAAACACATGGATGTAGATGCTCATCTTGATGGTGGTGAGGACTTTAGGAGTAATACACATgaagaccaaatgaatgaaattgaattgtgGAAACAACTTGAGCATGAGCTTTATGATCGAGCAGATGGCGAGGATGCTGATGTGGCAAAGGAAATAAGGGAAGAAGAGGCAGTGGCCATGGCGGAGGTAGGTGAGAGCGAGTCTGAAAGCACTGCTCAAGAAACTAAGGAAGTGCACAGATTCTTTCCTCCAGGAAAGATCATGCACATTGTTACCCTTCAACTTGATAGTGCAGAGCCAGAGAGTGAAGGTGATTCCCCTTCCAGCAGCGATTCAGAAAATACCCAGTCACTGGGCGAAGCTAAAGTTGGGATTTTCGTCACCCCAAGATCTCTTTATAGTAAACTGAGGCTTTCCCAAACTATGATTAGTGATCACTTGATGCCTGTCTATAGGAGACAGATTGAAAAACTAATTAAAGAACTCGAGCAAGAAGCAACTAATGATAACCATTATAGCAGTGAGACGGTAGTGTTATAG